In the Pontibacillus sp. HMF3514 genome, GCCTCCTTCATCACTTCATTTAGGAGCTGATGTTGTCGTGCAGTCCGCTCACAAAATGTCGCCTGCAATGACTATGGGAGCATACTTACATATAGGAAGTAATAGGATTGAGAAGCAGAAAATCTCTACGTATCTACAGATGTTTCAATCTAGTTCACCCTCTTATCCTATTATGGCCTCTCTTGATATAGCAAGATGTTATTTAGCTACCTTTACTCAAGAGGAATTAGCAAATTCTTTTGAGTATGTAAAAGAAATAAGAGAAGTGCTTCAATCTTATCCATTGTGGGAGGTACTTCCTTCTGAACCCGGAATTGATGACCCTTTTAAAGTCACATTACAAGTGAAGAAAACCTACGGTGCTAGGCTTGTATCACAACTTCTTGAGAAAGAAGGAATCTATCCAGAGTTAGTAACGGACAATCAAATTTTACTTCTACTAGGTCTAGAACCAACAGTTAGCATTTCATCTTTAAAAGCACATTTGCAAAATGTTTATTCAAATTGTAGTGCTACCCACTTAGAAGCACATGCTACAATAGAACAAGGTGTTATACATGTGGAACAACCAAGGTACCAAAAGCTCGCCTATTCTTACCTAGCCTTAGATCGAATGCAACCCACTTTTCTGCCATGGTCAGAGGTGGAGGGAAAGATTGCTAGTTATTCCGTTATCCCTTATCCACCAGGGATTCCGCTTATAATGAAAGGAGAGCGTATTCAGCCTTTCCAGATTAATCAAGTGAA is a window encoding:
- a CDS encoding aminotransferase class I/II-fold pyridoxal phosphate-dependent enzyme produces the protein MYERPNQHETPLYDALVQHSQRKPYSFHVPGHKSGSILPSKAEKHFRGILEIDLTEITGLDDLHHPEESIKEAQDLLSTYFGSKHSFFLIGGSTAGNLAMIRATYQEGKPFLVQRNCHKSIIHALELSGAHPVFLHPIFEQETGRYGPVSSQQVEEALREFPDAAGLILTYPDYYGRAYDLKSMIEHAHDKSVPVLIDEAHGVHFSLGEPVPPSSLHLGADVVVQSAHKMSPAMTMGAYLHIGSNRIEKQKISTYLQMFQSSSPSYPIMASLDIARCYLATFTQEELANSFEYVKEIREVLQSYPLWEVLPSEPGIDDPFKVTLQVKKTYGARLVSQLLEKEGIYPELVTDNQILLLLGLEPTVSISSLKAHLQNVYSNCSATHLEAHATIEQGVIHVEQPRYQKLAYSYLALDRMQPTFLPWSEVEGKIASYSVIPYPPGIPLIMKGERIQPFQINQVKQILEKDVHIQTQESNIQEGIHIYIE